The following coding sequences lie in one Spinacia oleracea cultivar Varoflay chromosome 1, BTI_SOV_V1, whole genome shotgun sequence genomic window:
- the LOC110779339 gene encoding uncharacterized protein, translating to MTSRRRAPSANGGANPARRTVTNTPPPQQSPPPTSPEELNLTISSSKWAKILSLSCLLLLPYAYLLLIHFQIDGELKRSILINAALSFAGFLFTLKLIPVASRYVIRRNLFGFDINKKGTPQGSIKVPESLGIVVGIVFLVVAILFQHFNFTADSLWLVEYNAALASICFMILLGFVDDVLDVPWRVKLVLPFVASLPLLMAYAGHTTIVIPKPLIQYVGQEVLDLGWIYKVYMVLLAVFCTNSINIHAGINGLEVGQTLVIASAILIHNVLKIGASMENSENQQAHAFSIYLVQPLFATSLALLSYNWFPSSVFVGDTYTYFAGMTMAVVGILGHYSEALLIFFGPQIFNFLLSLPQLAKIFPCPRHRLPRFDPQTGLLTGTRDGTLVNVSLRLFGRMSEQSLCIFLLFLQAASCGFCFLLQWLLAGWYK from the exons ATGACATCCCGGCGACGAGCACCTTCGGCTAACGGCGGCGCAAATCCGGCGAGACGAACCGTAACTAACACTCCTCCGCCACAACAATCTCCACCCCCAACTTCGCCGGAAGAACTCAACCTCACAATTTCATCTTCTAAATGGGCcaaaattctttctctctcctgcttATTGTTGCTCCCATACGCTTACCTTCTGTTGATCCATTTCCAAATCGACGGCGAACTCAAGCGATCCATCCTCATAAATGCCGCGCTCAGCTTCGCTGGATTTCTGTTCACCCTAAAATTGATTCCCGTCGCTTCTCGTTACGTAATTCGTCGGaatttgtttggttttgatATCAATAAGAAAGGCACTCCTCAGGGAAGCATCAAAGT ACCCGAATCTTTGGGAATAGTTGTCGGGATTGTCTTTTTGGTTGTGGCGATTTTGTTTCAACATTTTAACTTCACTGCCGACTCTCTT TGGTTGGTTGAGTATAATGCAGCTTTGGCATCCATCTGTTTCATGATCTTACTTGGATTTGTTGACGATGTCCTCGATGTTCCATGGAGAGT GAAATTGGTCTTGCCTtttgttgcttctcttcctctGTTGATGGCTTATGCTGGTCATACAACTATTGTAATCCCGAAGCCTCTCATTCAGTATGTTGGGCAGGAGGTGTTGGATCTAG GATGGATATATAAAGTGTATATGGTCCTCCTAGCAGTGTTTTGCACCAATTCTATCAATATTCATGCTGGCATAAATGGTCTTGAAGTTGGGCAGACACTTGTCATTGCATCTGCG ATTCTGATACATAATGTCCTGAAAATTGGGGCATCCATGGAAAATTCCGAGAACCAGCAGGCTCATGCATTCTCTATATATCTTGTTCAACCCTTGTTTGCCACTTCTTTGGCTTTACTCTCTTACAATTG GTTTCCGTCTTCAGTTTTTGTCGGGGATACGTATACATACTTTGCAGGAATGACAATGGCTGTTGTTGGCATTCTGGGTCACTACAG TGAAGCACTATTGATTTTCTTTGGTCCTCAAATCTTTAATTTCCTCTTGTCACTTCCCCAG CTTGCTAAAATTTTTCCTTGTCCTCGGCATCGTCTCCCAAG ATTTGACCCTCAAACAGGATTGCTAACGGGGACAAGGGATGGGACACTTGTAAATGTTTCTTTGAGGCTGTTCGGAAGGATGTCTGAACAATCGCTCTGCATTTTTCTCCTTTTTCTCCAG GCTGCTTCTTGCGGTTTTTGTTTCTTGCTGCAGTGGCTCCTTGCTGGTTGGTACAAATAA